One stretch of Candidatus Bathyarchaeia archaeon DNA includes these proteins:
- the pyrB gene encoding aspartate carbamoyltransferase, whose protein sequence is MEFQGRDITSIEDFTREEIDYLLNTAKLMEPLAEKGSDMLKGKILANIFFEPSTRTRLSFEAAMLKLGGSTIGFADAENTSVKKGENLADTVRTVENYADIITIRHPLEGAAKLAAEFSKIPIINAGSGAEEHPTQALVDLYTIQKERHTIDGLKIALVGDLRYGRTVHSLAYALSLYNIELTLVSPEALKMRREVLRSIQNKISVSETQNLEDIIPQTDVLYVTRIQKERFPDQAEFAKVKGTYRIDLKTLSNAKKDLIILHPLPRVDEIAPEVDATPQACYFKQVWNGIVIRMALLALVLGQVK, encoded by the coding sequence TTGGAGTTCCAAGGAAGAGACATAACCTCAATTGAAGACTTCACACGCGAAGAAATTGACTACTTACTTAACACTGCAAAACTCATGGAGCCCCTCGCGGAGAAGGGTTCAGATATGCTTAAAGGCAAAATTCTTGCCAACATATTCTTTGAACCCTCCACACGTACACGGTTAAGTTTTGAAGCGGCGATGCTTAAACTCGGAGGCAGCACAATCGGCTTTGCCGACGCCGAAAACACTTCAGTGAAGAAAGGCGAAAATTTAGCCGACACAGTCCGCACAGTTGAAAACTACGCCGACATAATCACCATCAGGCATCCGCTGGAGGGCGCCGCCAAGCTCGCGGCGGAGTTCTCAAAAATCCCAATAATCAACGCTGGCAGCGGAGCAGAAGAGCATCCGACCCAAGCGTTGGTGGACCTCTACACCATCCAGAAGGAACGCCACACCATCGATGGCTTAAAAATAGCTTTGGTGGGTGACCTTCGTTATGGCAGAACAGTTCATTCGTTGGCGTACGCGCTTTCCCTCTACAACATCGAGTTGACGCTGGTTTCTCCTGAAGCGCTCAAGATGCGCCGGGAAGTTTTGCGCAGCATCCAAAACAAGATTTCGGTTTCAGAAACCCAAAACTTGGAGGACATAATTCCCCAAACCGACGTGTTATACGTTACCCGTATTCAAAAGGAGCGGTTTCCCGACCAAGCTGAATTCGCCAAAGTCAAGGGCACCTACCGAATTGACCTCAAAACGCTTTCTAACGCTAAAAAAGACCTGATTATTCTCCATCCGCTGCCTAGGGTTGACGAAATTGCGCCTGAAGTTGACGCTACCCCCCAAGCCTGTTACTTTAAGCAAGTGTGGAACGGGATTGTAATTCGGATGGCTTTGTTAGCTTTGGTTTTAGGTCAAGTCAAATAG
- the nrdD gene encoding anaerobic ribonucleoside-triphosphate reductase produces the protein MSLPQRARGVKVLKAVSSPLRLQILNLLFDKGELSYTELMNQLKMNPSRDAGRFAYHLKFLLKANLVEVDSEAKKYFLTDLGKMVIDVADRVEKKAVKPKGMLVRTSHFTFEEFDANKIANSLIRESKMPADLAQKTAKETEKLLVKSKIKYLTAALIREIVNVLLIEKGLEDYRHKLTRLGLPVHEVAALIDAKTPQEAGSVLAMAGKTVFREYTLLNVLPRDISDAHLSGALHINGLSTWILKPSEIMHDLRFFLQNGMRLDDFNPQQQSKKPPKSFEAALATTFDMLLFTQQEVNETQTIDHFNVFLAPFITGLDPTQVKENLRLFILNLNQHADVSLGLEPQMPSFLANKPAVGPNGKTAGNYSQYTEEAKLLAELTVDIFTEESVFKPIVNPKLILKVTPQTATEQETPIFQKATQLAFDKSPILFANELLNGETASFSASGIKLKANLTGDWETDTMRTGCLGCVTINLPRIVRECEKDKTKFFNLLKERAEMAVRALGIKQRALKQFGKTVLPFLMHGANGDTYFRLENCSGIVNVAGFESSIESFTSKPLGDKESIQFAVELLQNMQGYISKLGRKHGKRISLAIVRSPESSGRLAQLDVEKYGLAKVNFLGTREKPYYTTAQRMTLQTGNKVLSVPTEQLELHEKTKGLSAGANLTIIDIDASEENPDELMKLTLRLMQNHGVELLTYNRSVTYCKNCQKSWFGNLHRCPSCGAIGTLVEFNRFSNT, from the coding sequence ATGTCGCTTCCTCAACGTGCGCGTGGCGTAAAAGTTCTCAAAGCTGTTTCTTCACCGTTGAGGCTGCAAATCCTAAACCTGCTCTTTGACAAAGGCGAATTAAGCTACACCGAACTTATGAACCAGTTAAAGATGAATCCAAGCCGCGACGCAGGAAGATTTGCGTATCACCTAAAGTTCCTGCTGAAAGCAAACTTGGTGGAAGTGGATTCAGAGGCAAAAAAATACTTCCTCACAGACCTTGGCAAGATGGTCATCGACGTAGCTGACCGCGTAGAGAAAAAAGCAGTCAAACCCAAAGGCATGCTGGTGCGCACATCCCATTTCACGTTTGAAGAGTTTGACGCAAACAAAATCGCCAACAGCCTCATACGTGAAAGCAAAATGCCCGCGGACTTGGCTCAAAAAACTGCCAAAGAAACCGAAAAACTCCTCGTCAAATCCAAAATCAAATACTTAACTGCCGCGCTTATCCGCGAAATCGTAAACGTCCTCTTAATCGAGAAAGGCCTTGAGGATTATCGTCATAAGCTTACACGGTTAGGGTTGCCCGTTCACGAAGTTGCTGCCTTGATTGACGCAAAAACGCCTCAGGAGGCGGGGTCAGTTTTGGCTATGGCGGGGAAAACCGTTTTCCGCGAATACACATTACTTAATGTGTTACCCCGAGACATTTCAGATGCACATTTGTCTGGGGCACTGCACATTAACGGTTTAAGCACTTGGATTCTTAAGCCCAGCGAAATCATGCATGACTTACGGTTCTTTCTCCAAAACGGGATGCGTCTGGACGACTTTAACCCACAACAGCAATCCAAGAAGCCGCCCAAAAGCTTTGAAGCCGCCTTGGCAACCACCTTTGACATGCTATTGTTCACGCAGCAAGAAGTTAACGAAACCCAAACTATAGACCACTTCAACGTGTTTTTGGCGCCGTTCATTACAGGTTTAGACCCAACTCAGGTGAAGGAAAACCTGCGCTTGTTCATTTTAAACCTTAACCAGCACGCAGACGTATCGTTGGGGTTAGAACCTCAAATGCCAAGTTTTTTGGCAAATAAACCAGCTGTAGGTCCAAACGGAAAAACCGCAGGCAACTACAGCCAATACACAGAAGAAGCCAAACTTTTAGCGGAATTAACCGTAGATATCTTCACCGAAGAAAGCGTTTTTAAACCAATCGTCAACCCCAAACTCATCCTGAAAGTTACCCCCCAAACAGCAACTGAACAAGAAACACCGATTTTTCAAAAAGCCACCCAGTTAGCATTTGACAAAAGCCCCATCTTATTTGCCAATGAACTTTTAAACGGAGAAACCGCCTCGTTTTCTGCTTCAGGAATAAAGTTGAAAGCGAACTTAACTGGCGACTGGGAAACCGACACCATGCGAACTGGCTGCCTTGGCTGCGTCACCATAAATTTGCCAAGGATTGTGCGTGAATGCGAAAAAGACAAAACCAAATTCTTCAATTTACTCAAAGAAAGAGCAGAGATGGCAGTACGCGCGTTAGGCATAAAGCAGCGAGCGCTGAAGCAGTTTGGGAAAACGGTGTTGCCGTTTCTTATGCATGGCGCCAACGGAGACACATACTTCAGGTTGGAAAACTGCAGCGGGATAGTTAACGTGGCAGGGTTTGAAAGCTCAATTGAAAGCTTCACGTCCAAACCCCTCGGGGACAAAGAAAGCATCCAGTTTGCGGTGGAGTTGCTACAGAACATGCAGGGATACATCAGTAAACTGGGCAGAAAACATGGAAAACGTATCTCACTGGCCATTGTACGCAGCCCCGAATCTTCGGGGAGGTTAGCTCAGTTGGATGTGGAGAAGTACGGGTTAGCTAAGGTTAATTTTTTGGGAACCCGCGAGAAACCCTACTACACCACTGCCCAAAGAATGACCCTGCAAACAGGCAACAAAGTTCTTTCGGTGCCCACCGAGCAGTTAGAGTTGCATGAGAAAACTAAAGGGTTAAGCGCGGGTGCAAACTTGACCATCATCGACATTGATGCTTCAGAGGAAAACCCCGACGAACTCATGAAATTGACCCTTCGCTTAATGCAGAATCACGGCGTTGAATTATTAACGTATAACCGCTCCGTGACCTACTGCAAGAACTGCCAGAAAAGCTGGTTTGGCAACCTACACCGATGCCCCTCATGCGGCGCCATTGGAACCCTGGTCGAGTTCAACAGGTTCAGCAACACCTAA
- a CDS encoding PQQ-binding-like beta-propeller repeat protein, producing the protein MSKIKLATLSLLLLAIIAFPAFSLQTASAHSPSWNITRYAFASAAPNPVGVNQPVAIVIWADIPPPTASGNAGDRWTGFKVDVTKPDGTTVNVLSDGVSDPVGSSYALYTPDMTGVYTVEFSFPAQVLERAGYTGLDGSNSVYIGDTFSAGHVTTTFTVQPDAVPHFEEAQLPVSYWTRPINENNRNWAQVGSAWLGSTGNGGIFGATYLKYNPYGWAPSTAHVSMTYPLSWGGIVGGGNAIVSDIGFYSGTQYQLKFSYPIIMYGNVYFSLPVNNAISGNGVACVSLRTGETLWVNPDFSTVMMGQLYDFESPNQHGVTGIYLWASGRAVGTGITNPGADAVAALSDNYPVGTNLAITPAVTNSTAKVDAAAWVALDPQTGKVLFNLTNVPSGTQAYGPHGEWLIYNIGGEDGSASYLWQWNNTKLPGNDASGGVTQWMPGNRNWNMSTAYDYNVTLSETLPSRTSPIGGSGFGVTTYYDAATGLYTAPPAIVRVFPGNVILGQSSGLQQTPGTSAGILGTPNPFTLWAINLDPSRGDVGEVLWLKDYPAPEGNITVNIGPADGENNVFTLYYKQTRQWVGYDLLTGEQLWGPTDSENQWNFYTGTTGLTGPIGVGYGHMYVAGYGGTVYAYDLKTGNVDFTFGNDINDPNNSTFTAETVYGVYPTQVAAVADGKVYLVEEEHSLDSPAYRGAKTRCIDAFTGELLWDIYGVSSWQSSAVADGYYTWLNYNDMQIYAMGPGPSATTVDITNNVVSLGSSVEIVGTVTDQTPLEALMGTPAVSDADQGVQMEYLVQHSVDKPTDIAGVPVTLFATDCNGVTAEIAQVTSTGTGGVFHYLWTPPAEGEFVITAEFAGTNSYGPSSAQTALGVTAAAPIVNPTATPSQSSSPVVSATPEASPTTATSPGNAPAFEVYIAIAAVVIVVVIAAAALVLRRRK; encoded by the coding sequence ATGAGTAAGATTAAGTTAGCTACGCTTTCGCTTCTGCTATTAGCTATAATCGCTTTCCCCGCATTCTCACTGCAGACCGCCAGTGCGCATTCGCCTTCTTGGAATATTACTCGGTATGCTTTTGCTTCTGCTGCTCCTAATCCTGTCGGTGTGAATCAGCCGGTTGCTATTGTTATTTGGGCAGATATCCCTCCGCCTACGGCGTCGGGTAATGCTGGTGATCGTTGGACTGGTTTTAAGGTTGACGTCACTAAGCCTGATGGTACGACGGTTAATGTTTTGAGTGATGGTGTTTCGGATCCTGTGGGTTCGAGTTATGCGCTTTATACTCCGGACATGACTGGTGTTTATACTGTTGAGTTTAGTTTTCCTGCTCAGGTTTTGGAGCGGGCAGGTTATACTGGTCTTGATGGTTCAAACAGCGTTTACATCGGCGATACCTTCTCTGCCGGACATGTGACAACTACATTCACTGTTCAGCCTGATGCAGTGCCTCACTTCGAAGAAGCACAGTTGCCTGTAAGCTACTGGACGCGGCCAATCAACGAGAACAACCGTAACTGGGCTCAGGTTGGTTCAGCCTGGCTAGGCTCAACTGGCAACGGCGGTATTTTTGGCGCTACTTACCTTAAATACAACCCCTACGGCTGGGCACCAAGCACTGCTCACGTCTCCATGACTTACCCACTTTCGTGGGGCGGCATCGTCGGAGGCGGCAACGCAATTGTCTCTGACATCGGCTTCTACTCAGGCACACAATACCAACTAAAATTCAGCTATCCAATCATCATGTATGGCAACGTCTACTTCAGCCTCCCAGTTAACAACGCAATCAGCGGTAATGGTGTTGCTTGTGTTAGTTTGCGTACTGGTGAGACTTTGTGGGTGAATCCTGACTTTAGTACGGTTATGATGGGTCAGCTTTATGATTTTGAGTCGCCTAACCAGCACGGTGTCACAGGTATTTACTTGTGGGCTAGTGGCCGGGCTGTTGGCACTGGAATCACTAATCCTGGCGCTGATGCAGTTGCAGCCTTAAGCGACAACTACCCCGTCGGCACAAACCTAGCAATAACCCCTGCAGTCACCAACAGCACCGCCAAAGTTGATGCTGCTGCTTGGGTTGCTCTTGACCCTCAGACTGGTAAAGTGCTTTTCAATTTGACTAATGTTCCTTCTGGCACGCAAGCATATGGACCTCACGGTGAGTGGCTTATCTATAACATCGGCGGCGAAGACGGCTCAGCTTCCTACCTCTGGCAATGGAACAACACTAAACTACCCGGCAACGACGCAAGCGGCGGCGTAACCCAATGGATGCCTGGCAACCGAAACTGGAACATGAGCACTGCTTATGACTATAACGTGACTTTGTCTGAGACTCTACCTTCTAGGACTTCTCCGATTGGTGGTAGCGGTTTTGGTGTGACCACCTATTATGATGCGGCTACTGGTCTTTATACTGCGCCTCCTGCGATTGTTCGTGTGTTTCCGGGTAATGTTATTCTTGGTCAGAGTTCTGGTTTGCAGCAGACTCCTGGTACTTCTGCGGGTATTCTTGGCACTCCTAATCCGTTCACTTTGTGGGCGATTAATCTTGATCCTTCACGTGGTGATGTGGGTGAGGTTTTGTGGCTTAAGGATTATCCTGCTCCGGAGGGTAACATTACGGTGAACATTGGTCCTGCTGATGGTGAGAATAACGTTTTTACGTTGTACTATAAGCAGACTCGTCAGTGGGTTGGTTATGACTTGTTGACTGGTGAGCAGCTTTGGGGTCCTACGGATTCTGAGAATCAGTGGAACTTTTACACTGGTACTACTGGTTTGACTGGTCCGATTGGTGTGGGCTATGGTCACATGTATGTTGCTGGCTACGGCGGTACGGTTTATGCGTATGATCTGAAGACGGGTAATGTGGACTTTACTTTCGGTAATGACATCAATGACCCTAATAATAGTACTTTTACTGCAGAAACTGTCTACGGCGTTTATCCCACTCAGGTGGCTGCTGTTGCTGATGGCAAGGTGTACTTGGTTGAGGAAGAGCATTCTTTGGATTCGCCTGCGTATCGTGGGGCTAAGACTCGTTGTATTGATGCGTTTACTGGTGAGTTGCTGTGGGATATTTATGGTGTTAGTTCTTGGCAGAGCAGTGCGGTTGCTGATGGTTACTATACTTGGCTAAACTACAATGACATGCAGATTTATGCTATGGGTCCTGGTCCTAGCGCAACCACCGTTGACATAACTAACAACGTTGTCTCCTTAGGTAGCAGTGTTGAAATCGTCGGAACAGTTACTGATCAGACTCCGCTTGAGGCTTTGATGGGTACTCCTGCTGTTTCGGATGCGGATCAAGGTGTTCAGATGGAGTATTTGGTTCAGCACAGTGTTGATAAGCCAACTGACATTGCTGGTGTTCCGGTGACTTTGTTTGCTACTGACTGTAATGGTGTTACTGCTGAAATTGCTCAGGTGACTAGCACTGGTACGGGTGGTGTTTTCCACTATTTGTGGACTCCTCCGGCGGAAGGTGAGTTTGTTATCACTGCAGAGTTTGCTGGCACTAACTCTTATGGTCCTTCTTCTGCTCAGACAGCTCTAGGCGTTACTGCTGCTGCTCCCATTGTGAATCCAACTGCAACCCCCAGTCAATCTTCATCCCCCGTTGTCTCTGCAACTCCTGAAGCTTCCCCTACAACTGCAACTTCGCCTGGTAATGCGCCTGCCTTTGAAGTTTACATTGCAATCGCCGCAGTCGTCATAGTCGTAGTCATCGCAGCCGCAGCACTCGTCCTAAGAAGACGCAAATAA
- the pyrH gene encoding UMP kinase has protein sequence MRIVLRIGGSVVASPINTDLINKYADLLRTLKMQGHEVAVVTGGGQMAREFIQIAKNLGLEMQAQDEVAISVSRLFAQLFLKKLGGLACGKVAVSLEEAAACLDTGKIMVMGGLKPGITTDAVAAMVAEHVKADLLLKGTDQDGIYDKDPRKFADAVKLDHMQFEDLQGVLSETVHTAGIHQIIDPEAAKILKRKHVKLMVVNGFKPENVLAAVNGEKVGTVVD, from the coding sequence ATGCGTATAGTGCTCAGAATAGGCGGCTCAGTTGTCGCATCACCCATTAACACTGACCTTATCAACAAATACGCTGACCTGCTTCGAACCCTGAAAATGCAGGGTCACGAGGTTGCCGTGGTTACAGGCGGAGGACAAATGGCTCGGGAGTTCATTCAAATCGCTAAAAACTTGGGTTTAGAAATGCAGGCGCAGGATGAAGTTGCCATAAGCGTTTCTCGGTTGTTTGCGCAGCTTTTTTTGAAGAAGCTTGGTGGCTTGGCATGCGGCAAAGTGGCTGTGTCCTTAGAGGAAGCAGCGGCGTGTTTAGACACGGGGAAAATCATGGTTATGGGTGGATTAAAACCTGGCATCACAACGGACGCCGTCGCCGCTATGGTCGCGGAGCATGTTAAGGCAGATTTGCTGCTTAAGGGCACCGACCAAGATGGCATCTACGATAAAGACCCCCGAAAATTCGCCGACGCAGTGAAGCTGGATCATATGCAGTTTGAGGATTTGCAGGGTGTGCTCTCGGAGACGGTTCACACGGCGGGGATTCACCAAATCATCGACCCTGAAGCCGCGAAAATTCTTAAACGCAAACACGTCAAGCTTATGGTGGTTAACGGGTTTAAACCTGAAAACGTTTTGGCGGCGGTTAATGGCGAAAAAGTCGGAACTGTCGTCGACTAA
- a CDS encoding PadR family transcriptional regulator, with product MFPHKRNWMRHNAMVPKGFIRYHVLEALNEKPMSGSELMEHIEKNTGGRWKPSPGSIYPLLSWLQDNGYIKELPTENGLKRYELTPSGKVLLEEQVQVRSKFREDGGFFLEPFFDRFFTGMPDEKTEQVQKSIKRLANSTFNLAHNLKETYSEQALEEALRIIDGASAKLEQINSTIKGEPKHEPNTS from the coding sequence ATGTTCCCTCATAAAAGAAACTGGATGCGACACAACGCCATGGTTCCCAAAGGCTTCATACGATACCACGTCCTTGAAGCCCTCAACGAGAAACCCATGTCCGGCTCCGAACTCATGGAGCACATCGAAAAAAACACCGGCGGAAGATGGAAACCAAGCCCCGGCTCAATCTACCCCTTGCTTTCATGGCTCCAAGACAACGGATACATAAAAGAACTCCCCACTGAAAACGGGCTCAAACGCTACGAGCTGACCCCAAGCGGCAAAGTTCTTCTTGAAGAACAAGTTCAGGTGAGAAGCAAATTCCGTGAGGACGGTGGCTTCTTCTTAGAGCCCTTCTTTGACCGCTTCTTCACGGGGATGCCCGACGAAAAAACCGAACAAGTCCAAAAGTCCATAAAACGCCTTGCAAATTCCACCTTCAACTTGGCTCACAACCTCAAAGAGACCTATTCCGAGCAAGCATTGGAGGAAGCTTTGCGGATAATTGATGGTGCCTCAGCGAAACTGGAACAAATCAACAGTACCATAAAAGGCGAACCAAAACATGAGCCAAACACAAGTTGA
- a CDS encoding ATP-binding cassette domain-containing protein translates to MSQTQVDSAEDVIKVEGLTKVFNKTFTAVDHIDFSVKRGEIFGFLGPNGAGKTTTISMLITVLKPTSGKATILGGDIANQSLKVRSAIGVVPQEYTADEDLTGYENILLCADLYGIPRSVSKKRAMDLLQLVELTAFKDKRVQTYSGGMRRRLELACGLINRPNVLFLDEPTLGLDVQTRAATWNYVKMLKQQFGMTLFLTTHYLEEADALCDRIAIIDHGKIIVTGTPAELKDSLGGDIITLAIQNDADITDLISKLEHVKEVKKENGSYLIKTANGEATAPLIIEALRKNGYVVTKLFLNKPTLNDVYLEYTGKTMRDAEESRENVARQRMAVRRARR, encoded by the coding sequence ATGAGCCAAACACAAGTTGACTCCGCTGAAGACGTAATTAAAGTTGAAGGCTTAACCAAAGTCTTCAACAAAACCTTCACAGCCGTTGACCACATAGACTTCAGCGTTAAACGCGGCGAAATCTTTGGCTTTTTAGGTCCAAACGGCGCAGGCAAAACCACCACCATCAGCATGCTCATCACCGTGCTTAAGCCAACCAGCGGCAAAGCCACCATTCTGGGCGGCGACATAGCCAACCAAAGCCTCAAGGTCCGAAGCGCCATAGGCGTGGTTCCCCAAGAATACACCGCTGACGAAGACCTCACCGGCTACGAAAACATCCTGCTCTGCGCCGACCTCTACGGTATTCCCCGTTCCGTCTCCAAAAAACGCGCCATGGACCTATTGCAGCTGGTCGAGTTGACGGCATTTAAGGATAAACGGGTCCAGACGTACTCGGGTGGCATGCGGCGTAGACTGGAACTTGCATGCGGCTTAATCAACAGGCCCAACGTGCTCTTTCTTGACGAACCCACCTTGGGGTTGGATGTGCAGACTCGCGCTGCCACATGGAACTACGTCAAGATGCTTAAGCAACAGTTTGGCATGACGCTGTTCTTGACCACGCACTACTTAGAGGAAGCTGACGCTCTCTGTGACCGCATCGCCATAATTGACCACGGCAAAATTATAGTAACCGGCACTCCCGCTGAGCTTAAAGACAGCCTAGGCGGAGACATCATAACCTTAGCCATCCAAAACGACGCCGACATAACTGACCTCATCAGCAAACTTGAGCATGTCAAAGAAGTCAAAAAAGAAAACGGCTCCTACTTGATAAAAACTGCAAACGGCGAAGCCACTGCACCCCTAATCATCGAAGCGCTACGTAAGAATGGGTATGTCGTTACAAAGCTTTTCCTAAACAAGCCAACCCTAAACGATGTCTACTTAGAGTACACTGGCAAAACCATGCGTGACGCCGAGGAGTCCCGTGAAAACGTGGCTCGACAAAGAATGGCGGTGCGGAGGGCAAGACGTTGA
- a CDS encoding ABC transporter permease, which yields MSDIETRVSSNRLHGLWALTNRDLKKWYQNPVVFVMGIIQPILWLTLLGKAMNIGSIIPNIPGVNPALVMQNTFGTSDYFSYMAMGMVAFTTVFTSAFVGISVVIDKRLGFMSKVLSTPVSRSVIILSKVLSASIRSMFQAGIVTALAYLIGLQLGANFTVFSVFGVFALVFLISFGLSSMFTAITLRTTRMETPQAIIQLVTLPLMFASSAYFPISQMPSWLQVIASANPISYAIDGVRRLMIFSDGYSQLPLDFAFVGIFAVVVTAICIVLSWRYLNK from the coding sequence TTGAGTGACATAGAAACCCGCGTTTCCAGCAATCGCCTGCATGGCTTGTGGGCTTTAACGAATCGTGACCTCAAAAAGTGGTACCAGAACCCCGTCGTGTTTGTGATGGGGATTATTCAGCCGATTCTGTGGTTGACTCTCTTAGGCAAAGCCATGAACATAGGCTCAATAATACCCAACATACCCGGCGTGAACCCCGCGTTGGTCATGCAGAACACTTTCGGAACCAGCGATTACTTCTCCTACATGGCTATGGGCATGGTGGCGTTCACCACAGTCTTCACTTCGGCGTTTGTCGGCATCTCCGTTGTCATCGACAAGCGCTTGGGCTTCATGAGCAAAGTGCTAAGCACCCCCGTCTCGCGTTCCGTGATAATCCTCTCCAAAGTGCTTTCCGCAAGCATCCGCTCCATGTTCCAAGCAGGCATCGTCACAGCTTTAGCCTACCTCATTGGACTACAGTTAGGCGCAAACTTTACAGTCTTTAGCGTCTTTGGAGTCTTTGCCCTCGTGTTCCTCATCAGCTTTGGATTATCTTCGATGTTCACGGCGATTACGTTGCGGACCACACGCATGGAAACGCCCCAAGCCATAATTCAGTTGGTTACGTTGCCCTTGATGTTTGCCAGCAGCGCCTACTTCCCGATTTCCCAGATGCCCAGTTGGCTGCAGGTAATCGCCAGCGCTAACCCCATTAGCTATGCAATTGACGGGGTACGGCGGTTGATGATATTCAGCGACGGTTACAGTCAACTGCCTTTGGACTTCGCGTTCGTTGGAATCTTCGCGGTCGTTGTAACTGCAATTTGCATCGTGCTTTCCTGGAGATACCTCAACAAGTAA
- a CDS encoding winged helix-turn-helix domain-containing protein: protein MTDKRKGSVQIRFEILEFLFFANMPQLRTHVWRKATDVSYDDFLKHLTYLRERGFVSETSKGQILLTADGRKIYSNLRDSLPSLL from the coding sequence ATGACTGATAAAAGAAAAGGCTCAGTTCAGATTCGGTTCGAAATCCTAGAGTTCCTTTTCTTTGCCAACATGCCTCAACTGCGCACTCACGTTTGGCGAAAAGCAACTGACGTTTCCTATGACGATTTCCTTAAACATTTAACGTACCTTCGGGAACGGGGGTTTGTATCCGAAACCTCTAAAGGACAAATCTTACTGACGGCGGATGGACGAAAAATCTACTCCAACCTGCGGGACAGTTTGCCGTCTTTGCTTTAG
- a CDS encoding ABC transporter ATP-binding protein encodes MSATTPVVEITDLKKTYMLGKIPVEALRGINLRVERGEFVSILGPSGSGKSTLLNLIGALDKPTSGKLLIDGVDVSTLNDNQLTEIRHKIGFVFQFFNLIPRFTARANVELPMSIASLSNGERKRRAEQLLETVGLKERLDHKPAELSGGQQQRVAIARALANNPRFLLMDEPTGNVDSRTAQEVITLIKKLNEDGVTIIMVTHDQNLAKEAKRTIKVFDGRIDSDMVN; translated from the coding sequence ATGTCAGCGACGACTCCTGTTGTCGAAATAACCGACCTCAAAAAAACTTACATGCTTGGAAAAATCCCAGTGGAAGCTCTCCGCGGCATCAATCTTCGTGTTGAACGGGGCGAGTTCGTTTCCATTTTGGGTCCAAGTGGCAGCGGCAAATCCACCCTCCTAAACCTAATCGGCGCCTTGGATAAGCCCACTTCAGGTAAGCTGCTTATAGATGGCGTCGACGTTTCAACTCTGAATGATAACCAGCTTACAGAGATACGTCACAAAATTGGTTTTGTCTTTCAGTTTTTTAACCTGATTCCAAGGTTCACCGCAAGAGCTAATGTAGAGCTTCCTATGTCTATTGCAAGTTTAAGCAATGGTGAACGGAAACGGCGTGCGGAACAACTTCTTGAAACCGTTGGGTTAAAAGAGAGACTGGATCATAAACCAGCCGAGCTTAGCGGGGGACAACAGCAACGTGTTGCTATTGCTCGGGCGTTGGCGAATAATCCGCGTTTTCTGTTGATGGATGAGCCTACGGGTAACGTTGACTCTCGAACTGCCCAAGAAGTCATCACTTTAATCAAGAAACTCAACGAAGATGGCGTCACCATAATCATGGTAACACACGACCAGAACCTAGCCAAAGAAGCAAAACGTACCATCAAAGTTTTTGATGGGCGCATCGATTCGGATATGGTGAACTGA